One stretch of Glycine soja cultivar W05 chromosome 7, ASM419377v2, whole genome shotgun sequence DNA includes these proteins:
- the LOC114418808 gene encoding methyl-CpG-binding domain-containing protein 7-like isoform X1, producing the protein MSCEPLPLMATPLQFQRPAIDDGDAQNQHNPMEFQILTSSHFRLPDGWVVEERPRASNPSHVDRYYYEPGTRRQFRSLLSVKRHLTGETRDCVISKRKNFIESGSGQQWNSLRAVENFLSGENACTATPKSAVKSGTGEKRACGVRSVRKPVHKRFSAADEKMTPKYLKHSIQSALPEKPDSQKKTKLEKDNRASMHNLTAPPPAKVSWVLSGPGGFWSPSLDDSIVPESEKLKWSEAFVLSIHNDGVTNS; encoded by the exons ATGTCGTGCGAACCCTTACCATTAATGGCAACCCCACTCCAGTTTCAGAGGCCAGccattgatgatggtgatgcTCAAAACCAACACAATCCCATGGAATTCCAGATTCTCACTTCGTCACATTTTCGGCTTCCCGATGGCTGGGTTGTTGAGGAAAGGCCCCGTGCCTCTAACCCTTCTCACGTTGACAGG TATTACTATGAACCAGGCACCAGAAGGCAGTTTCGTTCTTTGTTATCTGTTAAGAGACATCTAACAGGAGAAACAAGAGACTGTGTTATTTCTAAGAGAAAG AATTTTATTGAATCTGGGTCTGGACAGCAGTGGAATTCCTTGAGAGCTGTTGAGAATTTCTTATCAGGAGAAAATGCTTGTACAGCAACACCCAAG TCAGCAGTGAAATCAGGCACTGGAGAGAAAAGAGCTTGTGGTGTGAGAAGTGTCCGAAAACCTGTCCATAAACGCTTTTCAGCAGCAGATGAGAAAATGACTCCAAAGTACTTGAAACACTCTATTCAATCTGCA CTTCCTGAGAAACCGGATTCTCAGAAGAAAACCAAGTTGGAGAAGGACAACAGAGCTTCCATGCATAACTTAACAGCACCACCCCCTGCAAAAGTAAGCTGGGTTCTGTCTGGTCCGGGGGGGTTCTGGAGCCCTTCCCTTGACGATTCCATTGTACCAGAATCTGAAAAGCTGAAATGGTCCGAAGCATTTGTACTATCCATCCATAATGATGGAGTTACTAATAGCTGA
- the LOC114418808 gene encoding methyl-CpG-binding domain-containing protein 7-like isoform X2 yields MSCEPLPLMATPLQFQRPAIDDGDAQNQHNPMEFQILTSSHFRLPDGWVVEERPRASNPSHVDRNFIESGSGQQWNSLRAVENFLSGENACTATPKSAVKSGTGEKRACGVRSVRKPVHKRFSAADEKMTPKYLKHSIQSALPEKPDSQKKTKLEKDNRASMHNLTAPPPAKVSWVLSGPGGFWSPSLDDSIVPESEKLKWSEAFVLSIHNDGVTNS; encoded by the exons ATGTCGTGCGAACCCTTACCATTAATGGCAACCCCACTCCAGTTTCAGAGGCCAGccattgatgatggtgatgcTCAAAACCAACACAATCCCATGGAATTCCAGATTCTCACTTCGTCACATTTTCGGCTTCCCGATGGCTGGGTTGTTGAGGAAAGGCCCCGTGCCTCTAACCCTTCTCACGTTGACAGG AATTTTATTGAATCTGGGTCTGGACAGCAGTGGAATTCCTTGAGAGCTGTTGAGAATTTCTTATCAGGAGAAAATGCTTGTACAGCAACACCCAAG TCAGCAGTGAAATCAGGCACTGGAGAGAAAAGAGCTTGTGGTGTGAGAAGTGTCCGAAAACCTGTCCATAAACGCTTTTCAGCAGCAGATGAGAAAATGACTCCAAAGTACTTGAAACACTCTATTCAATCTGCA CTTCCTGAGAAACCGGATTCTCAGAAGAAAACCAAGTTGGAGAAGGACAACAGAGCTTCCATGCATAACTTAACAGCACCACCCCCTGCAAAAGTAAGCTGGGTTCTGTCTGGTCCGGGGGGGTTCTGGAGCCCTTCCCTTGACGATTCCATTGTACCAGAATCTGAAAAGCTGAAATGGTCCGAAGCATTTGTACTATCCATCCATAATGATGGAGTTACTAATAGCTGA